One Streptomyces sp. NBC_00440 DNA window includes the following coding sequences:
- a CDS encoding DNA translocase FtsK: MSMRHWDWSLPSGHTTFLGYATETAISTVALAPITGLPWQAAALTLGGAAAAGTVHDLRVGTTVGTLTTRAISWLTASAWASWALATAPLTSTGWATGVGLATIGIAANASANRTESTRSERKKLLKLRRESVGILRDWEDRMARVARIENCHGKEVEHWPGKVGYTVEMDLPSGGTNVDDLNGYGPKFASDLRLPDGCGVELFPGANRGTILIEVTLKDVITADIPYPEDYSEISLTERFPFGMYRNGEFALGSLCNDCGILVGETDAGKTNTLRVVTAQLARMPDALIWAIDTTGGGVALPWITPWATEGLASAPIVDWIAHTDDEARLMLKMAAEIIAARKAGYQQLMREKKSDNKLPISAEIPGIVIITDETASLPYDIKEMIDKIEQEGRAMRVRMLVAALRATQDAITAMMKLMSKWRVGMTVSDPEELAYLFPGYIKIDPKDAPVAGSGWNMHTRLGPKKPTAMKVWRLVDELMDTICAATAGRRPKLDDLSAAVDIGEHYPQRWARTLPDLYKGQKLTESAQHAVDNAGEIIAAATLLAADPVPAGTGAAAPAAAAVVPAGFEGFGGAAELFAAVTAQLDPSIVPGAAPVVPAPVAAPQAAPLPRPTRPVDPREQGWELLVAAGETGYTPKLLHEALQQLLGDAIPAQRTVGGWLQTWAKDGKAIKDDSGQYTRYIVREAAAQQPSTAPAAMAGPEAAALSEGIDAALALQAVDLIVSTQFGSASMLQRKLRIGFALAQNLMDFLHQLGIVGPSDGSKAREILVSTDDLEATMMRLADELGYTARDLGAMGLAAAAASHTKE; this comes from the coding sequence ATGTCGATGCGTCACTGGGACTGGTCGCTGCCCAGCGGCCACACCACCTTCCTCGGATACGCCACGGAGACCGCCATTTCCACGGTGGCGCTCGCCCCGATCACCGGACTGCCCTGGCAGGCAGCCGCCCTCACCCTGGGCGGTGCGGCCGCAGCCGGGACCGTCCACGACCTGCGCGTGGGCACCACGGTGGGCACCCTCACCACCCGCGCCATCTCCTGGCTGACCGCGTCCGCATGGGCGTCCTGGGCGCTGGCGACCGCGCCGCTGACCTCCACCGGCTGGGCGACCGGCGTGGGCCTGGCCACCATCGGCATCGCCGCCAACGCCTCTGCCAACCGCACCGAGTCCACCCGCTCCGAGCGCAAGAAGCTCCTCAAGCTGCGCCGCGAGTCCGTCGGCATCCTGCGCGACTGGGAAGACCGCATGGCCCGGGTCGCGCGGATCGAGAACTGCCACGGCAAGGAGGTCGAGCACTGGCCCGGCAAGGTCGGCTACACCGTGGAGATGGACCTGCCCTCCGGCGGCACCAACGTCGACGACCTCAACGGCTACGGCCCGAAGTTCGCCAGTGACCTGCGCCTGCCCGATGGCTGCGGAGTCGAGCTGTTCCCCGGCGCCAACCGCGGCACCATCCTGATCGAGGTCACCCTCAAGGACGTCATCACCGCCGACATCCCCTACCCCGAGGACTACTCCGAGATCAGCCTCACGGAGCGGTTCCCGTTCGGCATGTACCGCAACGGCGAGTTCGCGCTCGGCAGCCTCTGCAACGACTGCGGCATCCTCGTGGGCGAGACCGACGCGGGCAAGACCAACACCCTGCGCGTGGTCACCGCCCAGCTCGCCCGGATGCCCGACGCGCTGATCTGGGCCATCGACACCACCGGCGGCGGCGTCGCCCTTCCCTGGATCACCCCGTGGGCCACCGAGGGCCTGGCGTCCGCGCCGATCGTCGACTGGATCGCGCACACCGATGACGAAGCCCGCCTCATGCTCAAGATGGCCGCCGAGATCATCGCCGCCCGCAAGGCCGGCTACCAGCAGCTGATGCGCGAGAAGAAGTCCGACAACAAGCTCCCCATCAGCGCGGAGATCCCCGGCATCGTCATCATCACCGACGAGACCGCCTCCCTGCCGTACGACATCAAGGAGATGATCGACAAGATCGAGCAGGAGGGCCGCGCGATGCGCGTGCGCATGCTTGTGGCCGCGCTGCGCGCCACGCAGGACGCCATCACCGCGATGATGAAGCTGATGTCGAAGTGGCGCGTCGGCATGACGGTCTCCGACCCGGAAGAGCTCGCCTACCTGTTCCCCGGCTACATCAAGATCGACCCGAAGGACGCGCCCGTCGCCGGGTCCGGGTGGAACATGCACACCCGGCTCGGGCCGAAGAAGCCCACCGCGATGAAGGTCTGGCGCCTGGTCGATGAGCTGATGGACACGATCTGCGCGGCCACGGCCGGGCGGCGCCCCAAGCTCGATGACCTGTCCGCCGCCGTCGACATCGGCGAGCACTACCCGCAGCGGTGGGCGCGAACCCTGCCCGACCTGTACAAGGGGCAGAAGCTCACCGAGTCCGCGCAGCACGCCGTCGACAACGCCGGTGAGATCATCGCCGCCGCGACGCTGCTCGCCGCCGACCCGGTCCCGGCCGGCACCGGGGCGGCGGCCCCGGCCGCTGCGGCTGTGGTGCCTGCGGGCTTCGAGGGCTTCGGCGGTGCGGCGGAGCTGTTCGCCGCCGTCACCGCGCAGCTGGACCCGAGCATCGTGCCGGGCGCCGCTCCCGTGGTCCCGGCGCCGGTCGCTGCCCCGCAGGCGGCACCGCTCCCCCGCCCCACCCGCCCGGTCGACCCGCGCGAGCAGGGCTGGGAACTCCTGGTCGCCGCCGGCGAGACCGGCTACACACCGAAGCTCCTGCACGAGGCGCTCCAGCAGCTCCTGGGCGACGCCATCCCGGCGCAGCGCACGGTCGGCGGCTGGCTGCAGACCTGGGCCAAGGACGGCAAGGCCATCAAGGACGACTCCGGGCAGTACACCCGCTACATCGTCCGCGAGGCCGCCGCCCAGCAGCCCAGCACCGCCCCGGCCGCCATGGCCGGGCCGGAGGCCGCAGCCCTGTCCGAGGGCATCGACGCGGCCCTGGCCCTCCAGGCCGTCGACCTGATCGTGTCCACCCAGTTCGGGTCGGCGTCGATGCTCCAGCGCAAGCTGCGCATCGGCTTCGCCCTCGCCCAGAACCTGATGGACTTCCTCCACCAGCTGGGCATCGTCGGACCCTCCGACGGCTCCAAGGCACGCGAAATCCTGGTCTCGACGGACGACCTGGAGGCGACAATGATGAGGCTGGCCGACGAACTCGGCTACACCGCCCGAGACTTGGGCGCGATGGGCCTCGCGGCTGCCGCCGCTTCGCACACCAAGGAGTGA
- a CDS encoding ATP-binding protein: protein MKITFEGTMQPLDTTIPDPALIVMIGASGSGKSTLASTWPATQVLELDAFRAMVSDDAGDQSATQAAADLLHTALEARLARRLTTVISATNTEVHVRKDLLDVARAHGVPTVALLVSTPADLCVKRQADRDPARAVPEDVVRRQHADAVNAFPQLRVEGFDHVVFADNIHRLEPLLQRASDTRRREFGWDGGDGLGELLLVRRVFGADVLPLWRWREGSQLAGGDRVGEISLGRNRLVLALRTDVDGEGDLGFDLLVCCPYDDDCNAPAWQAVHSVTDLLTAHTSTTGPHPDSVCTVHGGPDDVDQDDDPEGRADLEAQYADAVRE from the coding sequence GTGAAGATCACCTTCGAAGGCACGATGCAGCCGCTCGACACGACCATCCCCGACCCGGCGCTCATCGTGATGATCGGGGCGTCAGGCAGCGGGAAGAGCACCCTCGCGAGCACCTGGCCCGCCACGCAGGTCCTGGAGCTCGACGCCTTCCGGGCGATGGTCTCGGACGACGCCGGCGACCAGTCGGCTACCCAGGCAGCCGCCGACCTCCTGCACACCGCACTGGAGGCCCGCCTCGCCCGCAGGCTCACCACGGTCATCAGCGCGACGAACACCGAGGTCCACGTCCGTAAGGACCTGCTGGACGTCGCGCGCGCCCACGGCGTGCCCACCGTCGCACTGCTCGTGTCCACCCCGGCCGACCTGTGCGTCAAGCGGCAGGCCGATCGCGACCCGGCCCGCGCTGTGCCCGAGGACGTCGTACGCCGCCAGCACGCCGACGCCGTCAACGCGTTCCCGCAGCTGCGCGTCGAGGGCTTCGACCACGTCGTGTTCGCCGACAACATCCACCGCCTGGAGCCGCTGCTCCAGCGCGCCAGCGACACCCGCCGCCGCGAGTTCGGTTGGGATGGCGGCGATGGCCTGGGCGAACTGCTTCTGGTTCGCCGCGTCTTCGGCGCGGACGTGCTTCCGCTGTGGCGGTGGCGCGAGGGATCGCAGCTCGCCGGCGGCGATCGCGTCGGCGAGATCAGCCTCGGACGCAACCGCCTGGTCCTGGCCCTGCGCACCGACGTGGACGGCGAGGGCGACCTGGGCTTCGACCTACTCGTGTGCTGCCCGTACGACGACGACTGCAACGCCCCGGCATGGCAGGCCGTCCACTCGGTCACCGACCTGCTGACCGCGCACACCAGCACCACCGGGCCGCACCCGGACAGCGTCTGCACCGTCCACGGCGGGCCCGACGACGTCGACCAGGACGACGACCCCGAGGGCCGCGCCGACCTGGAAGCGCAGTACGCGGACGCGGTCCGCGAGTGA
- a CDS encoding NUDIX domain-containing protein — protein sequence MSDITEAIPTERRCWSVSWPEYTPVDITPPELRPSALTHHVPEWAEGAPTPADVHDWDQRRHSALVPFERDERGWPLHPHGRTGRTGRNLGRWGENQAADPIVVAGSGRQRRLLLITRSDIGVEAIPGGMVNPDEIAPATLVRELREETGLDLADHQPVILGQDLVDDWRQSDHAWIASTSALFQLPVEVDAVAADDAVDAGWWPFGSLAQLDSEITAAGRTLYAAHRPLLQRALTHLNT from the coding sequence ATGAGCGACATCACTGAGGCCATCCCCACGGAACGGCGCTGCTGGTCGGTGAGCTGGCCGGAGTACACGCCCGTGGACATCACACCGCCTGAGCTGCGGCCGTCGGCGCTGACCCACCACGTGCCCGAATGGGCTGAGGGAGCGCCCACACCCGCCGACGTGCACGACTGGGATCAGCGCCGGCACTCCGCGCTCGTGCCGTTCGAGCGCGATGAGCGGGGCTGGCCGCTGCACCCCCACGGCCGCACCGGCCGGACCGGCCGCAACCTTGGGAGGTGGGGTGAAAACCAGGCAGCCGACCCGATCGTGGTCGCGGGCAGCGGCCGGCAGCGGCGACTGCTGCTGATTACCCGGAGCGACATCGGGGTGGAGGCCATCCCGGGCGGCATGGTCAACCCGGACGAGATCGCACCAGCCACCCTGGTCCGCGAGCTGCGGGAGGAGACCGGCCTCGACCTCGCCGACCATCAGCCGGTCATCCTCGGCCAGGACCTCGTGGATGACTGGCGCCAGTCGGACCATGCCTGGATCGCGTCGACCAGTGCGCTCTTCCAGCTGCCGGTAGAAGTCGACGCGGTCGCGGCCGATGACGCAGTCGATGCGGGATGGTGGCCGTTCGGATCTCTGGCCCAGCTCGACTCGGAGATCACCGCCGCCGGACGCACCCTCTACGCCGCGCACCGCCCCCTGCTCCAGCGCGCCCTTACCCACCTCAACACGTAG
- a CDS encoding GGDEF domain-containing protein, translated as MDPVKRVATPTGQRALIFTILAIPLTGWTLHALTLHRRLTAERRDPLTGAQRRAAFERRAQRLLARHRQDSLVCLIDLDNFKGLNDTHGHAAGDKALAATGERLARWAGPHGVVGRLGGDEFAVATRVDTRAGNDAMERRLLGLMGALHEPVLTEAGPLPLAASVGAAVPDYLGIHALSALLRGADVSMYRTKHSGRYGWAEIEDLDAPTVNGRRSGRPGTTLLERAA; from the coding sequence ATGGACCCCGTCAAGCGTGTTGCGACCCCGACCGGACAACGCGCCCTCATCTTCACCATCCTCGCGATCCCGCTCACCGGCTGGACCCTTCACGCGCTCACCCTCCACCGGCGCCTCACAGCCGAACGCCGCGACCCGCTCACCGGAGCCCAGCGTCGTGCCGCGTTCGAGCGCCGCGCCCAGCGACTGCTCGCCCGCCACCGGCAGGACTCCCTGGTCTGCCTGATCGACCTCGACAATTTCAAGGGCCTCAACGACACCCACGGCCACGCCGCCGGCGACAAAGCGCTCGCCGCGACCGGCGAGCGCCTCGCCCGCTGGGCCGGACCGCACGGAGTAGTCGGCCGCCTGGGCGGCGACGAGTTCGCCGTCGCGACCCGCGTGGACACCCGGGCCGGGAACGACGCGATGGAGCGACGCCTCCTGGGGTTGATGGGCGCGCTGCACGAGCCTGTGCTCACCGAGGCCGGCCCGCTCCCCCTTGCCGCGTCGGTGGGCGCCGCCGTTCCCGACTACCTAGGCATTCACGCCTTGTCGGCCCTACTGCGTGGCGCGGACGTCTCGATGTACCGGACCAAGCACAGCGGCCGGTACGGCTGGGCGGAGATCGAGGACCTCGACGCTCCGACCGTCAACGGCCGCCGGAGCGGGCGCCCCGGCACCACACTGCTGGAGCGTGCAGCATGA